Proteins co-encoded in one Dyadobacter sp. CECT 9275 genomic window:
- a CDS encoding IS630 family transposase — MSQLRSFLLSDQAQTLADIQAYLAGNLGVKYSISGVSDLCKRLKIKAKTGRPVNVRQKPGNVDDFNRIAEAKKFVKCVLVLQITRSFFIAPTHRDELRAGTRTELSRKWAPMGHRPIAPVKIGYENTYLYLTICPFTGEGFATFLPKLDSTSFGWFIQKVEESIGQKSLFIADGAKAHKEELFNEDKLVFKKLPPACPELNPIERFFKKVRRHLKSKVFETLELAQIRIEKIVEIISKSIDNVISLTCFPYIRNTSI, encoded by the coding sequence ATTAGTCAGCTACGATCTTTTTTACTTTCAGATCAAGCACAGACATTAGCGGATATTCAAGCTTATCTGGCTGGGAATTTAGGTGTAAAGTACAGTATCAGCGGGGTTAGTGACTTATGTAAACGATTGAAAATAAAGGCAAAAACAGGTCGCCCTGTTAATGTACGCCAAAAGCCTGGAAATGTAGATGACTTTAATCGGATCGCCGAAGCGAAAAAATTTGTGAAATGCGTTCTGGTTTTGCAGATCACGCGATCTTTTTTCATCGCACCGACGCACCGTGATGAACTCAGGGCTGGTACGCGAACAGAATTAAGTAGGAAATGGGCTCCTATGGGTCATAGACCTATAGCACCGGTTAAGATAGGTTATGAAAATACGTACCTGTACTTAACAATATGCCCATTTACTGGCGAAGGCTTTGCGACTTTTCTCCCTAAGCTCGACAGTACATCCTTTGGGTGGTTTATTCAAAAAGTTGAAGAGAGCATTGGGCAAAAATCATTGTTTATTGCCGATGGCGCAAAAGCACATAAGGAAGAACTTTTTAACGAAGACAAATTAGTATTTAAAAAATTACCACCTGCTTGCCCTGAGCTAAATCCAATTGAGCGATTCTTCAAAAAAGTCCGCAGGCATTTAAAGAGTAAAGTGTTCGAAACCTTGGAACTGGCGCAAATTAGAATTGAGAAAATCGTTGAAATAATTTCAAAATCTATCGACAATGTAATTTCACTTACATGTTTTCCGTATATAAGAAACACGTCAATTTAA